A genomic segment from Nodularia sphaerocarpa UHCC 0038 encodes:
- a CDS encoding HAD family hydrolase: protein MLRLITDFDGPIMDVSERYYRVYQFCLQQIQHPEQSVQQLDKAEFWQLKRSRVPEKQIALKSGLDETQAQEFAQLRRKTVHTDSYFQYDILIPGAVEALLKVQQAGIDLAVMTMRRVKELDYAVKKYDLGSFFPKNRCYCLENDYVKTSDVEDKPLLMQWALAELPAAADTWMVGDTEADIAAAKKYGIKVIAVESGIRDRTQLEIYQPDFIVQDLSTAVKLILESGRVEIG, encoded by the coding sequence ATGCTAAGACTAATCACCGACTTCGACGGTCCGATTATGGATGTGTCTGAACGGTATTACCGTGTTTATCAATTTTGTTTGCAGCAAATCCAACATCCAGAACAATCTGTGCAACAACTGGACAAAGCGGAATTTTGGCAATTAAAGCGATCGCGCGTCCCAGAAAAACAAATTGCTTTAAAATCTGGTTTGGATGAGACACAAGCGCAAGAATTTGCCCAGTTACGCCGAAAAACCGTACACACAGACAGTTATTTTCAGTATGACATCCTGATTCCAGGTGCTGTAGAGGCGCTGCTGAAAGTTCAACAGGCTGGAATTGATTTGGCTGTGATGACAATGCGTCGGGTAAAGGAACTAGATTATGCGGTTAAAAAATACGACTTAGGCAGTTTTTTTCCAAAAAATCGCTGCTATTGCCTGGAAAACGACTATGTTAAAACTAGTGACGTTGAAGATAAGCCCTTGTTAATGCAATGGGCTTTAGCAGAACTTCCCGCAGCAGCCGATACTTGGATGGTTGGGGATACAGAAGCAGATATTGCGGCGGCAAAAAAATATGGTATTAAGGTGATAGCTGTGGAGTCTGGGATTCGCGATCGCACTCAATTAGAAATTTACCAGCCCGACTTCATTGTTCAGGATTTGAGTACAGCTGTCAAACTGATCCTCGAATCTGGGCGAGTCGAAATTGGCTAA
- a CDS encoding CPP1-like family protein, producing the protein MSDQNPYEKLGVSEDASFDEIQDARNRQLEQYNGDAKSLELIEVAYDAILMDRLRMRQEGKIKVPERIRFPELRVQLPSKESPSPREQSPAWLQRILDQPAPRDILLPGAWYLGLSTISVFTQSAGNQVLQLALVVGVGIGIYFLKRKEGKFGRAVLLTLVGLIVGLIVGGLVASWLLPQINLGQLTGEQFSTVLTFILLWLISSFLR; encoded by the coding sequence ATGAGCGATCAAAATCCCTACGAGAAACTTGGGGTATCAGAAGATGCTAGCTTCGATGAAATTCAGGATGCTCGTAATCGCCAATTGGAGCAATACAATGGCGATGCTAAAAGTCTAGAACTCATTGAAGTGGCTTACGATGCGATTTTAATGGATCGCCTACGGATGCGCCAGGAAGGTAAAATTAAAGTACCTGAACGAATCAGGTTTCCAGAATTGCGAGTGCAATTACCTTCAAAAGAAAGTCCCAGCCCTCGTGAGCAGTCCCCGGCATGGCTGCAAAGAATCCTCGATCAGCCCGCGCCTAGAGATATACTGTTACCTGGAGCTTGGTATTTGGGTTTAAGTACTATTAGTGTATTTACTCAGTCCGCAGGAAATCAGGTTTTACAGTTGGCTTTAGTCGTAGGTGTAGGAATCGGTATTTACTTCCTCAAACGCAAGGAAGGAAAGTTTGGTAGAGCAGTTTTATTGACGCTGGTGGGTTTAATTGTCGGTTTAATTGTCGGGGGGCTAGTTGCTAGCTGGCTGTTACCGCAAATCAACTTGGGTCAGCTAACGGGTGAACAGTTCTCGACAGTTTTGACATTTATATTGTTATGGCTGATTAGCAGTTTTCTACGTTAA
- a CDS encoding DUF2811 domain-containing protein, translating into MNATVSIFTEIPETLDESLKNYLEAHPDWDQNRVLTAALSLFLLQNGESDRRAARVYLETLFHNC; encoded by the coding sequence ATGAACGCAACAGTTAGTATCTTTACTGAAATTCCCGAAACACTAGATGAATCCCTCAAAAATTACTTAGAAGCACACCCTGATTGGGATCAGAATCGCGTGCTGACGGCTGCTTTGTCGCTGTTTTTACTTCAAAATGGTGAGAGCGATCGCCGCGCTGCCCGCGTATATTTAGAAACATTGTTTCATAATTGTTAA
- a CDS encoding NYN domain-containing protein: MSNDDRFLSTYDSDLINQLSISVCHEIMPILQQHSELVVVNYRSFNWRQPQYKSALIAELNKKISDLADYAQLMPMIKEYLGLFLVPSFFASPAFHNLEVMIDESIQRLNSIKLNNQDVFEPLKSSFSRPAIAILLLDAENLQLTTKMEKFLTTVSHYPLQVKIAFANWSKMGKRDVELHERGYELIHVPVGKDNADGKMIALGSSVHERYTHAKEVIVCSSDKVMTNLCNHLQQNGLMVYQVIKKAEVLIVLDSSTGKQIKQFPNSQPEIPTLEIFVQQLKQLIKAEQEQNQIFWVQLSTLSKVFKAKYNLTIAQVVSQHLPGKKARDIFINYPADFAIHQVDATSELYITLFQINQSPPINGKEDASLSSAINSAADLEKALKDILQELTIKSPPSYIDISLLSGGFNQRYGKPITEQIKSLKLTGNYIKFLQSCKSFDLKQTGQRWQVALR; the protein is encoded by the coding sequence ATGTCAAATGACGACAGGTTCCTATCTACCTATGATTCTGATTTAATTAATCAACTTAGTATTTCTGTTTGTCATGAAATTATGCCGATTTTACAGCAGCATTCTGAATTAGTTGTTGTAAATTACCGAAGTTTTAACTGGAGACAGCCTCAATACAAATCTGCACTTATAGCTGAGTTAAACAAAAAAATCAGCGATTTGGCAGATTATGCTCAACTGATGCCAATGATTAAAGAATACTTGGGGCTTTTTCTAGTTCCGAGTTTTTTTGCTTCGCCAGCTTTCCACAATCTAGAAGTAATGATTGATGAGTCAATCCAACGGCTAAATTCCATTAAGTTAAATAATCAAGATGTTTTCGAGCCTCTGAAAAGTTCTTTTTCTCGTCCGGCGATCGCTATTCTACTACTGGATGCAGAAAACTTACAACTCACCACTAAAATGGAGAAGTTTTTAACCACAGTTTCTCACTATCCCCTACAAGTGAAGATTGCTTTTGCTAATTGGTCTAAAATGGGTAAACGAGATGTGGAATTACATGAGCGTGGATACGAATTGATTCACGTTCCTGTGGGTAAAGATAATGCTGATGGTAAAATGATCGCTTTGGGTTCGTCAGTTCACGAACGTTACACCCATGCTAAGGAAGTTATTGTTTGTTCGTCAGATAAGGTGATGACTAATCTGTGCAACCATCTTCAGCAAAATGGTTTAATGGTCTATCAGGTGATCAAAAAAGCAGAAGTCCTGATAGTATTGGATAGCTCTACAGGCAAACAAATTAAACAATTTCCCAATTCTCAGCCTGAAATTCCCACCCTGGAAATTTTTGTTCAGCAACTTAAACAGTTAATCAAAGCAGAACAAGAACAAAATCAGATTTTTTGGGTTCAGCTTTCCACTCTTTCTAAAGTTTTTAAAGCTAAATATAATTTAACTATAGCTCAAGTCGTTTCTCAGCATTTACCTGGTAAAAAAGCTAGAGATATTTTTATTAACTATCCGGCTGATTTTGCAATTCACCAAGTTGATGCAACTTCTGAATTATACATCACCCTATTTCAAATTAATCAGTCGCCACCTATAAATGGCAAGGAAGATGCTTCATTAAGTAGTGCTATTAATTCCGCAGCAGATTTGGAAAAAGCACTCAAGGATATTCTCCAGGAGTTAACTATAAAATCTCCGCCCAGCTACATTGATATTAGCCTGTTGAGTGGGGGATTTAATCAGCGCTATGGTAAACCGATAACTGAGCAAATCAAATCTTTAAAGTTGACTGGTAACTATATTAAATTTTTGCAGTCGTGTAAATCTTTTGACCTGAAGCAAACAGGGCAAAGATGGCAAGTTGCTTTACGTTAG
- the pstC gene encoding phosphate ABC transporter permease subunit PstC: MNIAKRTQFSPKLVRDLQERVIESILFLAALSSVATTVAILGVLVYESVLFFQQVSLWEFITSTQWTPLFDEKHYGIWPLVSGTLVTTLVALSVAVPLGTIIAIYLSEFAKPLVREIIKPALELLAGIPTVVYGYFAFLFVTPLLQKILPELPGFNMLGAGLVIGIMIIPYVSSLSEDAMRAVPANLREGSYATGATRLQTALRVVLPASISGISAAYILGISRAAGETMVVAIAAGGQPNFTLNPMEPAATMTAYIVSVSLGDLPHGSLEYQTIFAVGLTLVLITLVFNIIGHFLSKRYREIY, from the coding sequence ATGAATATTGCAAAACGAACTCAGTTTTCTCCAAAGTTAGTGCGCGATTTACAAGAACGGGTAATTGAATCAATCTTGTTTCTCGCAGCACTTTCTTCTGTAGCAACTACAGTAGCCATTCTCGGTGTCTTGGTTTACGAGTCTGTATTATTTTTTCAACAAGTGTCTTTGTGGGAATTTATCACATCTACCCAGTGGACACCTTTGTTCGACGAGAAACACTATGGAATTTGGCCTCTAGTTTCAGGAACTTTAGTGACTACATTAGTGGCTTTATCAGTAGCCGTACCACTAGGTACGATTATTGCTATTTACCTCAGTGAATTTGCCAAACCTCTAGTCCGGGAAATCATCAAACCAGCTTTAGAACTATTAGCGGGTATTCCTACAGTAGTCTATGGTTATTTTGCATTCTTATTTGTTACACCCTTATTACAGAAAATTCTGCCAGAATTGCCTGGTTTTAATATGTTGGGTGCAGGGCTAGTCATCGGGATTATGATTATTCCCTATGTCAGTTCTCTGAGTGAAGATGCGATGCGTGCAGTACCGGCAAATCTGCGAGAAGGTTCTTATGCAACTGGGGCTACTCGCTTACAAACAGCTTTGCGAGTGGTATTACCAGCTTCAATTTCTGGGATATCAGCAGCTTATATTTTAGGAATTTCTCGTGCAGCTGGGGAAACTATGGTAGTGGCGATCGCTGCGGGGGGACAACCAAATTTTACCCTCAACCCAATGGAACCAGCAGCCACCATGACTGCCTACATAGTATCAGTAAGTCTCGGTGACTTACCACATGGCAGCTTAGAATACCAGACAATTTTTGCTGTGGGACTGACTTTAGTGCTGATAACTTTGGTGTTCAACATCATTGGTCATTTCCTCAGTAAGCGCTACCGGGAGATTTATTGA
- a CDS encoding PstS family phosphate ABC transporter substrate-binding protein → MNRINFKLHSWKVLSVVSLVTATLGISISAVQSQSVKTVQIDGSSTVFPVTEAVAEEFQKAQKGKVRVTVGVSGTGGGFKKFCRGETDISNASRPILQKEIDECKAAGIRYIELPVAYDALTVVVNPQNTWAKNLTVAELKKIWEPGAQGKINNWNQVRSGFPNAPMKLFGAGTNSGTFDYFTEAIVGKSKSSRGDFTASEDDNVLVQGVSSDKNALGYFGYAYYAENNKKLKAVSVNGVSPSEATVKNGTYNPLSRPIFIYVSSKAIDKPEVKQFVDFYMKNAAKLVKEVRYVSLPASAYTTALGHFNKKRYGSIFGGKEAVGLKIEDLISRDAKE, encoded by the coding sequence ATGAATAGGATCAACTTTAAGCTTCATAGCTGGAAAGTATTGAGTGTAGTTTCTTTAGTAACCGCTACTTTAGGCATATCAATATCCGCAGTTCAGTCCCAAAGCGTCAAAACTGTCCAAATTGATGGTTCTAGTACCGTTTTCCCAGTTACTGAAGCAGTAGCAGAAGAATTTCAAAAGGCTCAAAAAGGCAAAGTGAGGGTTACGGTAGGTGTTTCCGGTACTGGTGGGGGCTTCAAAAAGTTCTGTCGGGGTGAAACAGACATATCCAATGCTTCGCGCCCCATTCTACAAAAAGAAATTGATGAATGTAAAGCGGCTGGTATTCGCTATATCGAATTGCCTGTAGCTTATGATGCTTTAACTGTTGTGGTTAATCCCCAGAATACTTGGGCGAAAAACCTGACAGTAGCAGAACTCAAGAAAATTTGGGAACCAGGAGCGCAGGGTAAAATCAATAACTGGAATCAAGTCCGTAGCGGCTTTCCTAATGCACCAATGAAACTATTTGGGGCTGGAACTAACTCTGGAACCTTTGACTACTTCACCGAAGCTATTGTTGGCAAATCTAAATCTAGCCGTGGTGATTTTACTGCGAGTGAAGATGACAACGTATTAGTTCAAGGTGTATCCAGTGATAAGAACGCTCTTGGTTACTTTGGTTATGCATACTACGCAGAAAACAACAAAAAGCTGAAGGCGGTATCAGTTAATGGTGTCAGCCCTTCGGAAGCGACGGTGAAAAATGGCACTTATAACCCTTTATCCCGCCCTATTTTTATCTATGTTAGTTCCAAGGCTATTGATAAACCAGAGGTGAAACAGTTTGTTGACTTTTACATGAAGAATGCAGCTAAGTTAGTCAAGGAAGTAAGATATGTATCCTTGCCAGCATCAGCTTACACTACCGCCCTGGGCCACTTCAATAAAAAGCGCTATGGTAGCATATTTGGTGGTAAAGAAGCAGTTGGGCTGAAGATAGAAGATTTAATCAGCCGTGATGCCAAAGAATAG
- a CDS encoding response regulator transcription factor produces the protein MAPAKILVVDDDPAVRNLIQRFLIKQTYQVEAAEDGKTALALFEQFNPDLVILDVNLPDVIGFNLCQEMQSRNGVFVLMLTSRADEADKIRGFSKGADDYLTKPFGLGELEVRVAAILRRQRIVTTSEQKRLVFEQLMIDPARREVAFNNQAIPLTALEFDLLHFLASHPGRVWRRAELIQEVWDYEYVGDQRVVDVHIGQIRKKIEVDASQPALIQTVRGVGYKFECPAYSPQLETHS, from the coding sequence ATGGCTCCCGCCAAGATTCTTGTAGTTGATGACGACCCTGCGGTCCGAAATTTAATCCAACGCTTTTTGATCAAGCAGACCTATCAGGTGGAGGCTGCTGAGGATGGTAAAACAGCCTTAGCCCTATTTGAGCAATTCAACCCAGATTTGGTGATTCTAGATGTGAATTTACCAGATGTGATTGGGTTCAACCTCTGCCAGGAAATGCAAAGTCGTAATGGTGTGTTTGTTTTGATGCTGACTAGCCGCGCCGACGAAGCCGACAAAATTCGCGGCTTTTCTAAAGGTGCTGACGACTATCTCACCAAGCCATTTGGACTCGGAGAGTTAGAAGTCAGAGTAGCAGCAATTTTGAGGCGACAGAGGATTGTGACTACCTCTGAACAAAAACGTCTAGTATTTGAACAGTTAATGATTGATCCTGCACGACGGGAAGTCGCATTTAATAACCAAGCTATACCCTTAACAGCTCTAGAATTTGACTTATTGCATTTTTTAGCTAGCCATCCGGGTAGAGTCTGGCGACGTGCAGAACTGATTCAAGAGGTCTGGGATTATGAATATGTTGGTGATCAACGGGTTGTGGATGTACACATCGGTCAAATTCGCAAGAAGATCGAAGTCGATGCTAGCCAACCAGCACTAATTCAAACTGTACGTGGCGTAGGCTATAAGTTTGAATGTCCCGCTTACTCCCCGCAGTTGGAAACTCATTCTTGA
- a CDS encoding phosphate ABC transporter ATP-binding protein gives MNKLISAIKVKQLTFYYNTQKIFENISMDIYQSKVTAIIGPSGCGKSTFIKCLNRMIELEATVRVEGRVEFFNQNIYERRVNLNRLRRQVSIVLPKPNLFPMSVYDNIAYGVKILGWHPKAELDAIVESAIKDADLWDEVKNKLHKSALDLSGGQQQRLCIARALAVKPQIILMDEPCFGLDHIARMKVESLIQSLRLRSELTMVIISHNLQQVNRLSDFTAFFDTNENRIGEMVEFGTTKKIFSNPLDFRTRDYIFSHLN, from the coding sequence ATGAATAAACTAATTTCAGCGATAAAAGTCAAACAGCTCACATTTTATTACAATACTCAAAAGATATTTGAGAATATATCAATGGATATTTATCAGAGTAAAGTAACTGCAATTATTGGCCCTAGTGGTTGTGGAAAGTCTACTTTTATTAAATGTCTCAATCGCATGATTGAATTGGAAGCAACAGTCCGGGTTGAGGGGAGGGTAGAATTTTTTAATCAAAATATTTATGAGCGTCGGGTTAATTTAAATCGGCTACGTCGCCAAGTAAGTATAGTACTTCCCAAGCCGAATCTTTTTCCGATGAGTGTTTACGATAATATAGCTTATGGAGTGAAAATCTTGGGGTGGCATCCGAAGGCTGAATTAGACGCAATTGTAGAATCTGCTATTAAAGATGCTGATCTCTGGGATGAAGTGAAAAATAAATTGCACAAGTCGGCTTTAGACCTTTCTGGCGGTCAACAACAGCGTCTGTGCATTGCTCGTGCTTTAGCAGTGAAGCCACAAATTATCCTGATGGATGAGCCTTGTTTTGGTCTTGATCATATTGCTAGGATGAAAGTTGAGAGTTTAATCCAAAGTTTGCGTTTGCGTTCAGAATTGACAATGGTAATTATTAGTCACAATTTGCAGCAAGTTAATCGCTTATCTGATTTCACAGCTTTCTTTGATACTAATGAAAATCGGATTGGTGAAATGGTTGAATTTGGTACGACAAAAAAAATCTTTAGTAACCCTCTTGATTTTCGTACTCGCGACTATATTTTTTCCCATCTTAATTGA
- the hppD gene encoding 4-hydroxyphenylpyruvate dioxygenase, translated as MNIDHVHFYVEDAKVWRDWFVHHLGFTAVDSSISSVHTCTEVVSNGIVRFLLSSALLPTSPVAEFLREHPPGVADVAFALEDVEGAIALAETHGATVIQPMQLQQFGDVSRKCGKIAAWGGLSHTLIESSGVTTVDAEQTTGHTFTAVDHIVLNVAVGELESAVAWYAKILDFQPQQSFKIKTDRSALYSQVMVSRNGRVQLPINEPASRNSQIQEFLDVNRGSGIQHIALGTANLISAIAQFRSRGLSLLSVPQTYYSQLQQRPGFPLSILELEAIAQQEILVDWKENAQDAVLLQIFTQPIFGQPTFFFEFIERRDQAKGFGEGNFRALFEAIETEQIKRGTLH; from the coding sequence ATGAACATCGATCACGTTCACTTTTATGTCGAAGATGCCAAAGTCTGGCGGGATTGGTTTGTACACCACTTGGGGTTTACAGCAGTAGATAGTAGCATCAGTTCGGTTCACACTTGTACGGAAGTGGTGAGCAACGGTATTGTTCGCTTTTTGCTGTCTTCAGCTTTATTACCTACGAGTCCGGTGGCTGAATTTCTGCGGGAACATCCCCCTGGGGTAGCAGATGTGGCTTTTGCTCTGGAAGATGTGGAAGGTGCGATCGCACTGGCTGAAACTCACGGCGCTACTGTCATTCAACCCATGCAGTTACAGCAGTTTGGTGATGTCTCTCGCAAGTGTGGTAAAATCGCCGCTTGGGGTGGGTTGTCTCATACGTTGATTGAAAGTTCAGGAGTGACAACTGTTGATGCAGAACAAACCACAGGTCATACTTTTACTGCTGTAGATCATATTGTGCTGAATGTAGCAGTGGGTGAATTAGAGTCGGCTGTTGCTTGGTATGCAAAAATTCTTGATTTTCAACCCCAGCAAAGTTTTAAAATTAAAACCGACCGTTCTGCTTTATATAGCCAAGTGATGGTTTCCCGTAACGGTAGGGTACAATTACCGATTAATGAACCAGCTTCCCGCAATTCCCAAATTCAAGAGTTTCTGGATGTGAATCGGGGATCAGGGATTCAACACATCGCTTTGGGGACTGCTAATTTAATTAGTGCGATCGCTCAGTTTCGCTCTCGTGGTTTATCTTTACTCTCGGTTCCCCAAACTTACTACTCACAGCTACAACAACGCCCCGGATTTCCTCTCTCAATTTTAGAACTTGAGGCGATCGCCCAGCAAGAAATTTTGGTGGATTGGAAAGAAAATGCCCAAGATGCTGTATTACTTCAGATTTTTACTCAGCCCATTTTTGGACAACCGACTTTTTTCTTTGAGTTTATTGAGCGTCGTGATCAAGCTAAAGGTTTTGGGGAAGGTAATTTTCGCGCTTTATTTGAAGCTATTGAAACTGAGCAAATTAAACGCGGCACTTTGCATTGA
- the pstB gene encoding phosphate ABC transporter ATP-binding protein PstB — MVKTASSTLEKPLKAAVNYLNFYYGGKVHALKDINMPVADKQVTALIGPSGCGKTTLLRCFNRMHDLYPGNRYQGEIALEPDGINLLSRKVDPIEVRMRISMVFQRPNPFPKSIYENVAYGLRVRGESRRGIIDQKVEQALQNAALWDEVKDRLNDLAFNLSGGQQQRLCIARALATDPEIVLFDEPTSALDPIATASIEELITQLKETVTILIVTHNMQQATRVSDYTGFMYLGELVEFDETTVIFNHPSEKKTADYVNGRFG; from the coding sequence ATGGTAAAAACAGCTTCTTCAACTCTAGAAAAACCCCTAAAAGCGGCGGTCAATTATCTGAATTTTTACTACGGTGGTAAAGTCCATGCTCTGAAGGACATTAATATGCCAGTAGCTGATAAACAGGTGACGGCTCTGATTGGCCCTTCTGGATGTGGCAAAACTACGCTGTTACGTTGTTTCAATCGGATGCACGACCTCTATCCGGGAAATCGCTATCAAGGGGAAATCGCTCTGGAACCAGATGGAATTAATCTGCTCAGTCGTAAGGTTGACCCTATTGAGGTGCGAATGCGGATTAGTATGGTGTTTCAAAGACCTAATCCTTTTCCGAAGTCAATTTATGAAAATGTGGCTTATGGTCTGAGGGTGAGGGGTGAATCTAGGCGTGGGATTATTGATCAGAAGGTCGAGCAGGCTTTGCAAAATGCAGCTTTGTGGGATGAAGTCAAGGATCGTCTCAATGATTTAGCTTTTAACCTTTCTGGTGGTCAACAGCAACGGTTGTGTATCGCCCGTGCTTTGGCGACTGACCCGGAAATTGTCCTGTTTGATGAGCCTACTTCGGCTCTAGATCCCATCGCTACGGCTAGTATTGAGGAGTTAATTACTCAATTGAAAGAAACTGTGACGATTTTGATTGTGACTCATAATATGCAGCAAGCAACTCGTGTTTCTGACTATACGGGTTTTATGTATTTGGGCGAGTTGGTGGAGTTTGATGAGACAACTGTGATCTTTAATCACCCTTCTGAGAAGAAAACGGCAGATTATGTGAATGGTCGTTTTGGATAA
- the hisIE gene encoding bifunctional phosphoribosyl-AMP cyclohydrolase/phosphoribosyl-ATP diphosphatase HisIE, producing the protein MFSTDPHSLPQSIPVDKICYDERGLVPAIIQDYLDGTVLMMAWMSQESLKKTLETGETWFWSRSRQELWHKGATSGHIQKVQSVRYDCDSDALLIGVEQLGDIACHTGERSCFHQVEGTIVAPPGDTLSQVFQVICDRRDNPVDTSYTCKLFAGGDNKILKKIGEESAEVVMAFKDDEEDAIAGEVADLLYHTLVALAHHRVDVKSVYRKLQERRR; encoded by the coding sequence ATGTTTTCTACTGATCCGCATTCACTACCACAGTCCATTCCTGTTGATAAGATTTGCTACGATGAACGGGGTTTAGTGCCGGCAATTATCCAAGATTATTTGGATGGCACTGTTTTAATGATGGCGTGGATGAGTCAGGAATCATTAAAAAAGACTTTGGAAACTGGGGAAACTTGGTTTTGGAGTCGTTCCCGCCAGGAGTTATGGCATAAGGGAGCAACTTCTGGACATATTCAAAAAGTGCAAAGTGTCCGTTACGACTGTGATAGTGATGCGCTGCTGATTGGTGTGGAGCAGCTAGGAGATATTGCTTGTCACACTGGGGAACGCAGTTGTTTTCATCAAGTAGAAGGGACAATTGTTGCTCCACCAGGGGATACATTATCTCAAGTGTTTCAGGTGATATGCGATCGCCGTGACAATCCCGTAGACACTTCTTATACCTGTAAGTTATTTGCAGGTGGCGATAACAAAATTTTAAAAAAGATCGGCGAGGAAAGCGCTGAGGTAGTAATGGCGTTTAAGGATGATGAGGAGGATGCGATCGCAGGTGAAGTTGCAGATTTACTCTACCATACCCTCGTTGCCTTAGCTCATCATCGAGTCGATGTCAAGTCAGTCTATCGCAAGTTACAAGAACGTCGGCGATAG
- the pstA gene encoding phosphate ABC transporter permease PstA, translating to MTTINLQEVRKTITHNKRSEYIFGIIGLLSMVIAIVTLSALLWDLLNDGFPRISWQFLTSFPSRKAEQAGILSAWVGTLLVMLVTAFTAIPIGIASGIYLEEYARKNWVSDLIEINVTNLAGVPSIIYGLLALAVFVYGLNLGRSVVTAGLTLALLVLPVVIVATREAFRAIPNSIREAAYATGASKWQVIWDHVLPYSTGTILTGIIVALARAIGETAPLISIGALTFIAFLPDPLINSQFPFISFAWLLAPFTVLPIQMFDWVSRPQASFQANAAAAGLVLIFITLVMNAVAIYLRYRLRKKIKW from the coding sequence ATGACAACTATAAATCTTCAAGAAGTTCGCAAAACCATTACCCATAACAAGCGCTCAGAATATATTTTCGGGATCATCGGCTTATTGTCAATGGTGATTGCTATTGTCACTTTGTCAGCATTGTTATGGGATTTGCTCAATGACGGTTTTCCGCGTATTTCTTGGCAATTTTTGACTTCCTTTCCTAGTCGCAAAGCTGAACAAGCAGGTATTCTCTCAGCCTGGGTAGGGACACTGCTAGTAATGTTGGTGACAGCTTTTACAGCGATTCCCATTGGCATAGCATCGGGGATTTACTTAGAAGAGTATGCCCGAAAAAACTGGGTATCAGATTTAATTGAAATTAATGTGACTAACTTAGCTGGTGTTCCTTCGATTATTTATGGGCTTTTAGCTTTAGCTGTGTTTGTTTATGGGCTGAACCTCGGTCGCAGTGTGGTAACTGCTGGGCTGACTTTGGCGCTGTTGGTTTTACCAGTGGTCATTGTTGCTACTCGTGAAGCTTTCCGTGCCATTCCTAATAGTATCCGAGAAGCTGCCTATGCTACTGGGGCTTCTAAGTGGCAAGTCATTTGGGATCATGTTTTACCTTACTCCACAGGCACAATTCTGACTGGGATTATTGTGGCTTTGGCGCGAGCTATTGGTGAAACTGCTCCTTTAATTAGCATTGGGGCGCTGACATTTATCGCCTTTTTACCAGATCCCCTGATAAATAGTCAGTTTCCCTTTATCTCATTTGCTTGGTTACTGGCTCCGTTTACAGTTCTGCCGATTCAAATGTTTGATTGGGTGTCTCGTCCCCAAGCCAGTTTTCAGGCGAACGCCGCCGCCGCAGGTCTTGTTCTGATTTTCATTACTTTGGTGATGAACGCTGTGGCAATTTATCTCCGCTATCGTTTACGCAAGAAAATAAAATGGTAA